From the Comamonas odontotermitis genome, one window contains:
- a CDS encoding YoaK family protein produces the protein MPEAATTPAPLSHLLGFNAGYVDTAGFLALNGLFAAHVTGNFVTLGAALIHGSAGAVSKLLALPVFCAAVVLTRLASNAMVARQKAPMRRLVAAQVLLLALAAALMLAFGPFADSDALPAFAAGMLMVCAMAVQNAMQRMHLAQLPPSTLMTGNTTQVMIDLADLFKGLQGEGRKAATGRLRKMLPAIASFAVGCALAALAYVALGMWCFVLPPVVAALTLRWTPKAG, from the coding sequence ATGCCAGAAGCCGCTACCACTCCCGCTCCCTTGAGCCATCTGTTGGGCTTCAACGCCGGTTATGTGGATACGGCGGGGTTTCTGGCGCTCAATGGCCTGTTTGCGGCGCATGTGACAGGCAACTTCGTAACACTCGGCGCGGCGCTGATCCACGGCAGCGCAGGTGCGGTCTCCAAGCTGCTGGCGCTGCCTGTCTTCTGCGCCGCGGTGGTGCTGACGCGTCTGGCCAGCAACGCAATGGTGGCGCGGCAAAAGGCACCCATGCGCCGCCTGGTTGCGGCCCAGGTGCTGCTGCTGGCACTGGCGGCGGCACTGATGCTGGCTTTTGGCCCCTTTGCCGACAGCGACGCGCTGCCCGCATTTGCCGCTGGCATGCTGATGGTGTGCGCGATGGCGGTGCAGAATGCCATGCAACGCATGCATCTGGCCCAATTGCCGCCGTCAACCTTGATGACAGGCAATACCACCCAGGTCATGATCGATCTGGCGGACCTGTTCAAGGGCCTGCAAGGTGAGGGGCGCAAGGCGGCCACCGGTCGCCTGCGCAAGATGCTCCCCGCCATCGCCAGCTTTGCCGTGGGTTGCGCGCTGGCGGCTCTGGCCTACGTCGCCCTGGGCATGTGGTGTTTTGTGTTGCCTCCGGTGGTTGCGGCGCTGACGTTGCGCTGGACGCCGAAGGCGGGGTAA
- a CDS encoding TMEM175 family protein, which translates to MNKGRLESFSDGVISVSLTLMLYQIQLPAEFTWVGLWKEAHNFFGYVLSFIYVGIYWNNHHHLFLVVRGINGRIMWANLNLLFWLTMIPLTTTWAGKSGLLALPTALYAAVLFMCALSYWGLERVIIVSEGKDSVLANTLGKDLKGKISLPVYALAIVVSFYSTMAAFSIFTAMAALWFLPDSRIERYLARQDGQQP; encoded by the coding sequence ATGAACAAAGGCCGGCTTGAATCCTTCAGCGACGGCGTCATCTCGGTGAGCCTGACGCTGATGCTCTACCAGATCCAGCTGCCTGCCGAATTCACCTGGGTCGGCCTGTGGAAGGAAGCGCACAACTTCTTTGGCTATGTGCTCAGTTTCATCTACGTCGGTATCTACTGGAACAACCACCACCACCTTTTCCTGGTGGTGCGTGGCATCAATGGCCGCATCATGTGGGCCAACCTGAACCTGCTGTTCTGGCTCACCATGATTCCGCTCACGACCACCTGGGCTGGAAAATCGGGGTTGCTGGCGCTGCCCACGGCGCTCTACGCTGCAGTACTGTTCATGTGCGCGCTCTCGTACTGGGGGCTGGAGCGTGTCATCATCGTCTCGGAAGGCAAGGATTCCGTGCTTGCCAACACCCTCGGAAAGGACCTGAAGGGCAAGATATCCCTTCCGGTGTACGCTCTGGCCATCGTCGTCAGCTTCTACAGCACCATGGCTGCGTTTTCCATTTTCACTGCGATGGCTGCGCTCTGGTTCCTGCCTGATTCGCGGATCGAGAGATACCTGGCCCGGCAAGACGGCCAGCAGCCTTGA
- a CDS encoding YoaK family protein — MMDADGTSPVAAPGLWVQCRAPVLLTIVGGAIDTIGFIALLGFFTAHVTGNLVLAGAAFVKGGAGLWIKLGAIPLFIATVMLTKMWIDRCSRSPRPHRTLGWLFVAEAVFLIGFMAAGLQLEPFRNPDAAALALTGGLGLIALAIRNTASKTLIKHISPSTMMTGNTTQFGIDLSNYVRQPGRAQGQALLRSGSIVGGFVLGAFLGAVLYHHLGFWSVLPFMLTVLYLASLAFRQQPL, encoded by the coding sequence ATGATGGATGCCGACGGCACATCGCCTGTTGCGGCGCCGGGTCTTTGGGTGCAATGCCGCGCGCCTGTGCTGCTCACGATTGTGGGCGGCGCCATCGACACGATCGGTTTCATCGCGCTGCTGGGCTTCTTCACCGCCCATGTGACCGGCAATCTGGTGCTGGCTGGGGCGGCATTTGTCAAAGGCGGGGCAGGCCTGTGGATCAAGCTGGGAGCGATCCCGCTGTTCATTGCCACGGTCATGCTCACCAAGATGTGGATAGACCGCTGCAGCCGGTCGCCCCGGCCTCACCGAACCCTGGGCTGGCTGTTTGTGGCAGAGGCCGTATTTCTCATCGGCTTCATGGCTGCCGGCCTGCAGCTGGAGCCATTCCGCAACCCGGATGCCGCTGCGTTGGCGCTGACCGGAGGGCTGGGCCTGATCGCACTGGCCATACGCAACACGGCCAGCAAGACGCTGATCAAGCACATCAGCCCGAGCACCATGATGACGGGCAACACCACGCAGTTCGGCATCGACCTGTCCAACTATGTGCGCCAGCCCGGCCGCGCGCAGGGCCAGGCTTTGCTCAGGAGCGGCAGCATCGTGGGGGGCTTTGTGCTGGGCGCCTTTCTGGGCGCGGTGCTATACCACCACCTGGGTTTCTGGAGTGTGCTGCCTTTCATGCTGACCGTGCTGTACCTGGCCAGCCTGGCCTTTCGCCAGCAGCCCCTCTGA
- a CDS encoding DoxX family protein, producing MTRLRLEGRLAAMARPVFGSTALRWLAYLALCAAYLQGGLVKLSDFPAAMAEMAHFGLAPAPVFAGLVIALELGASALILIGRLRWLGALALGGFTLLATLLALRFWELPPGQERFMAANSFSEHLGLVGGFLLVAWLDLREKEAA from the coding sequence ATGACACGCCTGCGTCTTGAAGGCCGCCTGGCTGCGATGGCGCGTCCGGTCTTTGGCAGCACAGCCCTGCGCTGGTTGGCGTACCTGGCTCTGTGTGCGGCGTATCTGCAGGGCGGGCTGGTCAAGCTCAGCGATTTTCCCGCCGCCATGGCGGAGATGGCGCATTTCGGGCTGGCGCCCGCGCCCGTATTCGCAGGGCTCGTGATAGCGCTGGAGCTGGGTGCTTCGGCGTTGATTCTCATCGGGCGGCTGCGCTGGCTGGGCGCGCTGGCCTTGGGTGGCTTCACGCTGCTGGCCACCTTGCTGGCACTGCGGTTCTGGGAGTTGCCCCCGGGTCAGGAGCGATTCATGGCTGCCAATTCGTTTTCCGAGCATCTGGGCCTGGTGGGCGGTTTTCTGCTGGTGGCCTGGCTGGATCTGCGAGAAAAGGAGGCCGCATGA
- a CDS encoding amidohydrolase, whose protein sequence is MSDTHPDAIFFNGRITTLDRSKPLASAVAVKAGRFVAVGDDQEILALAGDNTRRVDLKRRSVLPGLFDNHTHVVRGGLNYNLELRWDGVRSLADALDMLKRQVAVTPAPQWVRVVGGFTEHQFVEKRLPTLQEINAIAPDTPVFLLHLYDRALLNGAALRAVGYTKNTPAPPGGEIVHDAAGNPSGLLLAKPNATILYATLAKGPKLPLDYQVNSTRHFMRELNRLGVTGVIDAGGGFQNYPEDYEVIQKLADAGQITVRLAYNLFTQKPKEEKADFLKWTSSVKYKQGDDYFRHNGAGEMLVYSAADFEDFRQPRPDMPANMEGDLEEVVRVLVQNRWPWRLHATYDETITRALDVFEKVHRDTPLTGIHWFFDHAETISDRSIDRIAALGGGIAVQHRMAYQGEYFIERYGARAAEATPPVKRMLEKGVKVSAGTDATRVASYNPWVSLSWMVTGKTLGGMQLYPQRNLLDRETALRMWTENVAWFSNEEGRRGRISAGQLADFIVPSKDFFQVPEDEISFLTSHLTVVGGRVVYGESDFAALDDNPLPPAMPDWSPTRTFKGYGAWGEPEGAGRNSLNPARYHNMAAACGCGTHCGLHGHSHADAWASSVPSSDPKSFFGALGCSCWMV, encoded by the coding sequence ATGTCCGACACCCATCCCGATGCCATTTTCTTCAATGGCCGGATCACCACACTGGACCGTAGCAAGCCCCTGGCCAGCGCCGTGGCGGTCAAGGCCGGTCGTTTTGTTGCGGTAGGCGATGACCAGGAGATTCTGGCCCTGGCGGGCGACAATACCCGGCGCGTGGACTTGAAGCGCAGGAGCGTGCTGCCCGGCCTGTTCGACAACCACACCCATGTCGTGCGCGGTGGCCTGAACTACAACCTGGAGCTGCGCTGGGATGGCGTGCGCTCGCTGGCCGATGCGCTGGACATGCTCAAGCGCCAAGTGGCCGTTACCCCGGCGCCGCAGTGGGTGCGCGTGGTGGGTGGCTTTACCGAGCACCAGTTTGTTGAAAAGCGCCTGCCCACATTGCAGGAGATCAATGCGATTGCCCCCGACACACCGGTGTTTCTGCTGCACCTGTACGACCGCGCGCTGCTCAACGGTGCTGCACTGCGTGCGGTGGGCTACACCAAGAACACCCCGGCGCCGCCCGGTGGCGAGATCGTGCATGACGCTGCAGGCAACCCCAGCGGCCTGCTGCTGGCCAAGCCCAACGCCACCATTCTTTATGCCACGCTGGCCAAGGGCCCCAAGTTGCCGCTCGACTACCAGGTCAACTCCACGCGCCACTTCATGCGCGAGCTCAACCGCCTGGGCGTGACTGGTGTGATCGACGCGGGTGGTGGCTTTCAGAACTACCCGGAGGATTACGAGGTCATCCAGAAGCTGGCCGATGCGGGGCAGATCACAGTGCGGCTGGCCTACAACCTCTTCACGCAAAAGCCCAAGGAAGAGAAGGCCGACTTTCTCAAATGGACCTCCTCGGTCAAATACAAGCAGGGCGACGATTATTTCCGCCACAACGGTGCGGGCGAAATGCTGGTGTATTCGGCGGCCGATTTCGAAGACTTTCGCCAGCCGCGCCCCGACATGCCCGCCAATATGGAGGGTGACCTCGAAGAAGTGGTGCGCGTGCTGGTGCAGAACCGCTGGCCCTGGCGTCTGCATGCAACCTATGACGAAACCATCACCCGCGCGCTTGATGTGTTCGAGAAAGTCCACCGCGACACGCCGCTGACCGGCATCCACTGGTTCTTCGATCATGCCGAGACCATCTCCGACCGATCCATCGACCGCATCGCTGCGCTGGGCGGTGGCATTGCCGTGCAGCACCGCATGGCTTACCAGGGCGAATACTTCATCGAGCGCTACGGCGCGCGCGCCGCCGAAGCCACGCCACCTGTCAAGCGCATGCTGGAAAAGGGCGTCAAGGTCTCCGCAGGCACCGACGCCACGCGTGTGGCATCGTACAACCCCTGGGTGTCGCTGTCGTGGATGGTGACGGGCAAGACGCTGGGCGGCATGCAGCTGTACCCGCAGCGCAATCTGCTGGACCGTGAGACGGCCCTGCGCATGTGGACCGAGAACGTCGCCTGGTTCAGCAACGAGGAAGGCAGGCGTGGCCGCATCTCGGCAGGCCAGTTGGCCGACTTCATCGTTCCCAGCAAGGACTTCTTCCAGGTGCCGGAGGACGAAATATCGTTCCTCACTTCGCACCTGACCGTCGTCGGAGGCCGTGTGGTCTATGGCGAGAGCGATTTTGCTGCGCTGGACGATAATCCGCTGCCCCCGGCCATGCCGGATTGGTCGCCCACGCGCACCTTCAAGGGCTATGGTGCCTGGGGTGAGCCCGAGGGCGCTGGCAGAAACTCGCTGAACCCGGCCCGCTACCACAATATGGCTGCTGCCTGCGGTTGCGGTACCCATTGTGGTCTGCATGGCCACAGCCATGCCGATGCCTGGGCCTCCAGCGTGCCGTCGTCTGACCCCAAGAGCTTCTTTGGCGCGCTGGGGTGTTCATGCTGGATGGTTTGA
- a CDS encoding XapX domain-containing protein produces the protein MKLYALSLGAGLLVGVVYSLLQVRSPAPPLVALVGLLGILVGEQAIPVGKQLLRGTAFGAACQQTQATEHVLGQLPGRQAAPGQAAETKPGDPQA, from the coding sequence ATGAAGCTCTATGCACTATCGCTGGGCGCCGGCCTTCTGGTCGGCGTGGTCTACAGTTTGCTTCAGGTGCGCTCGCCAGCGCCCCCTTTGGTGGCCCTGGTGGGGCTGCTGGGCATTCTGGTGGGGGAGCAGGCCATTCCTGTAGGCAAGCAACTGCTGCGTGGTACGGCTTTCGGCGCGGCCTGCCAACAGACGCAGGCCACCGAGCATGTGCTGGGGCAGTTGCCCGGGCGGCAAGCTGCGCCTGGGCAGGCGGCAGAAACCAAACCCGGCGACCCGCAAGCCTGA
- a CDS encoding hydrolase: protein MSRTNLLEILTPANSQIIFIDQQPQMAFGVQSIDRQVLKNNVVGLAKAAKVFGVPATITTVETESFSGHTYPELLGVFPEHQILERTSMNSWDDQNVRDALAAGAAQGRKKVVVSGLWTEVCNTTFALSCLHDTDYEIYMVADASGGTSLDAHNYAMDRMVQAGVVPVTWQQVLLEWQRDWARRGTYDAVMDIVREHSGAYGMGVDYAYTMVHKAPERAQHGERVGPNPAKA from the coding sequence ATGTCCAGAACCAACCTTCTCGAAATCCTGACACCGGCCAACAGCCAGATCATCTTCATCGACCAGCAGCCCCAGATGGCCTTTGGCGTGCAGTCCATCGACCGCCAGGTACTCAAGAACAATGTCGTAGGCCTGGCCAAGGCGGCCAAGGTCTTTGGCGTTCCGGCCACGATCACGACGGTGGAGACCGAGAGCTTCTCTGGCCACACCTATCCCGAGCTGCTGGGGGTGTTTCCCGAGCACCAGATTCTGGAGCGCACCTCGATGAACTCCTGGGACGACCAGAACGTACGCGATGCACTGGCAGCGGGCGCTGCCCAGGGCCGCAAGAAAGTGGTGGTTTCGGGACTGTGGACCGAAGTGTGCAACACCACGTTTGCCCTGTCGTGCCTGCACGATACCGACTATGAAATCTACATGGTGGCCGATGCCTCGGGCGGCACATCGCTGGATGCGCACAACTACGCCATGGACCGCATGGTGCAGGCCGGTGTGGTGCCCGTGACCTGGCAGCAGGTACTGCTGGAATGGCAGCGTGACTGGGCACGCCGCGGCACCTACGATGCGGTGATGGACATCGTGCGTGAGCATTCGGGCGCCTACGGCATGGGCGTGGACTACGCCTACACCATGGTGCACAAGGCGCCCGAGCGCGCGCAGCACGGCGAGCGCGTGGGCCCCAACCCGGCCAAGGCCTGA
- a CDS encoding LysR family transcriptional regulator, translating to MNKLPDLEAWAIFAKVAETGSFARTATELALSQATVSKAISRLEGRIKTSLFHRTSRRITLTDAGAGALERASRILQEGEAVEADITDRSASLRGQLRIAAPMSFGITRLAPVLPRFMQMYPDVELHLQFADEQEDLVRDRFDLALRIANLGDSSLIARRLCQVPILLVGAPEYFKRHGHPSHPSELAQHKGLQYSLAHYGKTWRFRHAEHGEYTQAIPFQLQVNNAEALQPALLAGMGLALQPSFLVWQELSDGRLQTTLPGWEADVLSLSIVTPPSRTRPARVQAFMDYAAQEFQSKPWARVEEECAVLEPPSQ from the coding sequence ATGAACAAATTGCCAGATCTGGAAGCGTGGGCGATCTTTGCCAAGGTTGCGGAAACAGGGTCATTCGCCCGCACCGCAACAGAGTTGGCCTTGTCACAGGCCACGGTGTCCAAAGCCATCTCCCGCCTCGAAGGGCGGATCAAGACCAGCCTGTTTCACCGAACCTCACGGCGCATCACGCTGACCGACGCCGGAGCGGGCGCCCTGGAGCGGGCATCGCGCATCCTGCAGGAGGGAGAAGCCGTCGAAGCCGATATCACCGACCGTTCGGCGAGCCTGCGAGGGCAGTTGCGCATTGCAGCGCCGATGTCATTCGGCATCACGCGGCTGGCACCGGTCCTGCCCCGGTTCATGCAGATGTACCCCGATGTGGAGTTGCACCTTCAGTTTGCCGACGAACAGGAGGATCTGGTCCGCGACCGGTTCGATCTGGCATTGCGGATTGCCAATCTCGGCGACTCCAGCCTGATCGCGCGCCGGTTGTGCCAGGTGCCGATCCTGCTGGTGGGCGCTCCTGAATACTTCAAACGCCATGGCCATCCCAGCCACCCCAGCGAGCTGGCGCAGCACAAGGGCCTGCAATACAGCCTCGCGCACTATGGAAAAACCTGGCGCTTTCGCCACGCAGAGCATGGTGAATATACCCAGGCGATCCCTTTTCAGCTGCAGGTGAACAATGCCGAGGCGCTGCAGCCCGCCTTGCTGGCGGGCATGGGCCTGGCCTTGCAGCCCTCTTTTCTGGTGTGGCAGGAGCTGAGCGATGGCCGTTTGCAGACCACGCTGCCTGGCTGGGAGGCCGATGTGCTCTCGCTCAGCATCGTGACTCCGCCCAGCCGCACCCGCCCGGCGCGGGTACAGGCATTCATGGACTACGCTGCGCAGGAGTTCCAGAGCAAGCCTTGGGCGCGGGTGGAAGAGGAATGCGCAGTTCTGGAGCCTCCGTCGCAATGA
- a CDS encoding DMT family transporter has product MNLQKILGPQASSHLRLIGMALLWGASWPAGRMVAQHMPPLAASGLRFVLAALVLLPWMYMAGGMGQLKTWSARRWLGMAAAAATGVFGYAAFFLSGLQHLPASKAALVITLNPVVTLLLAAWIFKERLNRIIGLGMLVAAMGAALVISHGNPLQLLSSGVGVGELMILGCVVCWVSYTLIGRAILTGVDALSTTAVTSTMGAIMLLLASLVVEGPQGMAGVVHAGSTAWGALLFLAWGSTALAYAWYFDGVKALGAGAASGYITLVPVIGVICSALWLGEQVDASMLVGGALAVAGTAVMNWGRRQPAPLAGAARAG; this is encoded by the coding sequence ATGAACCTCCAGAAAATTCTTGGCCCGCAGGCATCTTCGCACCTGCGGTTGATTGGCATGGCTTTGCTGTGGGGGGCGTCGTGGCCCGCCGGGCGCATGGTGGCGCAGCACATGCCGCCGCTGGCCGCATCGGGCCTGCGCTTTGTGCTCGCGGCCTTGGTGCTGCTGCCATGGATGTACATGGCAGGGGGGATGGGCCAGCTCAAGACCTGGTCGGCCCGGCGGTGGCTGGGCATGGCTGCAGCAGCCGCGACGGGGGTGTTTGGCTACGCCGCATTCTTTCTGAGTGGCTTGCAACACCTGCCAGCGAGCAAGGCGGCCCTGGTGATCACCCTCAACCCGGTGGTCACCTTGCTGCTGGCAGCGTGGATTTTCAAGGAACGGCTCAATCGCATCATTGGTCTGGGTATGCTGGTGGCCGCCATGGGCGCGGCGCTCGTCATATCGCACGGCAATCCGCTGCAACTGCTCAGCTCCGGCGTAGGCGTGGGAGAGTTGATGATTCTGGGCTGCGTGGTGTGCTGGGTGAGCTATACCCTGATCGGCCGGGCCATCCTGACCGGGGTGGATGCGCTCTCGACCACGGCAGTCACCTCCACCATGGGGGCGATCATGCTGCTGCTGGCCAGCCTGGTGGTGGAAGGCCCGCAAGGCATGGCTGGCGTTGTGCATGCGGGGAGCACGGCATGGGGCGCTCTGTTGTTTCTTGCCTGGGGCTCCACGGCCCTGGCCTATGCCTGGTATTTTGATGGTGTCAAGGCGCTGGGTGCGGGCGCCGCGTCAGGCTACATCACCCTGGTGCCGGTGATCGGTGTCATCTGCTCGGCCCTGTGGCTGGGTGAGCAGGTCGATGCATCCATGCTCGTGGGTGGCGCCTTGGCGGTGGCTGGCACGGCGGTGATGAACTGGGGGCGCCGCCAGCCCGCGCCTCTGGCCGGAGCAGCGCGCGCAGGCTGA
- a CDS encoding VOC family protein yields the protein MFNHIMLGASDLEKSRQFYDAFLGVLGVPPGNANKNRYFWRGNGGTFGVGTPINGQPATFGNGSTTGFAATSPEQVNAAHAAGLANGGVTCEDPPGWRGEGPGALYLAYLRDPDGNKLCLAHRKPKE from the coding sequence ATGTTCAACCACATCATGCTGGGCGCCAGCGATCTGGAAAAATCCCGCCAGTTCTACGACGCCTTTCTGGGCGTACTGGGCGTGCCGCCTGGCAATGCCAACAAGAACCGCTATTTCTGGCGCGGCAATGGCGGCACGTTTGGCGTCGGCACCCCCATCAACGGCCAACCAGCCACCTTTGGCAATGGCAGCACCACAGGTTTTGCCGCCACCAGCCCCGAGCAAGTGAATGCCGCGCACGCCGCAGGCCTTGCCAACGGCGGTGTGACCTGCGAAGACCCGCCCGGCTGGCGCGGCGAAGGGCCTGGCGCCCTGTATCTGGCCTATCTGCGCGATCCGGACGGCAACAAGCTGTGCCTGGCACATCGCAAACCCAAGGAGTGA
- a CDS encoding class I SAM-dependent methyltransferase produces MQSADKGWFDEAYYQRFYFDKKTSVVDPAHAARLGAFVCSYLQYVRVPVRRVLDVGCGIGLWRDAIAEHFPSASYHGVELSEYLCQRYGWERGSVVDYQPAEGEPFDLVICQGVLPYLSPTDLKLALDNLGRLSCGALYVEAVAREDYERDIIDDTLTDPRLFRHRAALYRRGLAQGFTELGGGVWLSRRAEVPLFALEALSD; encoded by the coding sequence GTGCAATCAGCGGACAAGGGATGGTTTGACGAGGCGTATTACCAGCGCTTTTATTTCGACAAGAAAACCAGTGTCGTCGATCCGGCCCATGCCGCGCGTCTGGGCGCCTTTGTCTGCAGTTACCTGCAATATGTGCGGGTGCCGGTACGCCGTGTGCTCGATGTGGGCTGCGGAATCGGCCTGTGGCGTGATGCGATTGCGGAGCACTTTCCCTCTGCCAGCTACCACGGTGTGGAACTGAGCGAATATCTGTGCCAGCGCTATGGTTGGGAGCGCGGCTCCGTCGTCGACTACCAGCCCGCCGAGGGCGAGCCGTTTGACCTGGTCATCTGCCAGGGCGTGCTGCCGTACCTGAGCCCCACCGATCTGAAGCTGGCGCTGGACAATCTGGGGCGCCTGTCCTGCGGCGCCCTGTATGTGGAAGCCGTGGCCCGCGAAGACTATGAACGCGACATCATCGACGACACGCTCACCGATCCGCGCCTGTTCCGCCACCGCGCCGCCTTGTACCGGCGCGGGCTGGCCCAGGGCTTTACCGAGCTCGGCGGTGGCGTATGGCTGAGCCGCCGTGCCGAGGTGCCACTGTTCGCGCTGGAAGCGCTGAGCGACTGA
- a CDS encoding tRNA-uridine aminocarboxypropyltransferase, with translation MSSAPAPHPAVLPHAVSRLRTERQSRSTRPFLARGGPKGERCEGCRLRPSHCICALRPTQPTHAGVCLLMHDAEPLKPSNTGWLIADVVAETHAFGWSRTEENPALTALLSDPQWQPYVVFPEEFVQPASRVVRTVPKPSDAMNFDGLAHTGRAPAANFGKRPLFILLDATWPEARKMFRKSPRLDGFPVLSLHPDQISRYQLRRSKRDDHFCTAEVAALCLDLAGDLRAAQTLEAYLDVYTHHYLQAKHQLPPDWSSQAHRQLAALRIVSGSSSGDTDRYQNNS, from the coding sequence GTGTCTTCTGCCCCTGCCCCCCACCCCGCCGTCCTCCCCCACGCCGTATCGCGCCTGCGTACCGAACGCCAGTCGCGCAGTACGCGGCCGTTTCTGGCACGTGGCGGCCCCAAGGGAGAACGGTGTGAAGGATGCAGGCTGCGCCCCAGCCATTGCATCTGCGCGCTGCGCCCCACCCAGCCCACCCATGCGGGCGTGTGCCTTCTGATGCATGATGCCGAGCCGCTCAAGCCCAGCAACACCGGGTGGCTGATCGCCGACGTGGTGGCCGAGACCCATGCATTCGGTTGGTCGCGCACGGAAGAGAACCCCGCATTGACCGCACTGCTGAGCGATCCGCAGTGGCAGCCTTATGTCGTCTTTCCCGAAGAGTTCGTGCAGCCCGCCAGCCGTGTCGTGCGGACGGTGCCCAAACCGTCAGATGCTATGAATTTTGACGGACTAGCGCACACCGGGCGTGCGCCAGCGGCAAATTTTGGCAAAAGGCCACTGTTCATCCTGCTCGACGCCACCTGGCCGGAAGCCCGCAAGATGTTCCGCAAAAGCCCTCGGCTCGACGGCTTCCCCGTGCTCAGCCTCCACCCGGACCAGATTTCTCGCTACCAGCTGCGTCGCTCCAAAAGAGACGACCACTTCTGCACCGCTGAGGTGGCTGCGCTGTGTCTGGATCTGGCCGGCGACCTGCGTGCTGCGCAGACGCTCGAGGCCTATCTGGATGTCTACACCCATCACTACCTGCAGGCCAAGCACCAATTGCCACCCGATTGGAGCAGCCAAGCACACCGGCAATTGGCGGCATTGCGTATCGTCAGCGGCAGCAGCAGCGGTGATACCGATCGCTATCAAAATAATAGTTGA
- a CDS encoding ferritin-like domain-containing protein: MPQTKKITLTLDQARLDAAKKSLNEGAVLPDASPYREDIIKLLNDALATELVCVLRYKRHHFTATGLESPAVADEFLVHANEEQSHADRICTRIVQLGGEPDLNPDTLTNRSHADYNEQLDLHAMIRSNLVAERVAIEAYTQMIDLIGDKDHTTRRLIEQILEQEQEHADELSDWMNKAR, translated from the coding sequence ATGCCACAAACCAAGAAAATCACACTCACCCTGGACCAGGCCCGACTCGACGCAGCCAAGAAAAGTCTGAATGAGGGTGCGGTGCTCCCCGATGCCTCACCCTACCGCGAAGACATCATCAAACTGCTCAACGATGCGCTGGCGACCGAGCTGGTCTGCGTGCTGCGTTACAAGCGCCACCATTTCACGGCGACGGGTCTGGAATCCCCCGCCGTGGCGGACGAGTTTCTCGTGCACGCCAATGAAGAGCAATCGCATGCCGACCGGATCTGCACGCGCATCGTGCAACTGGGCGGCGAACCCGACCTGAACCCCGACACCCTCACCAACCGCAGCCACGCCGATTACAACGAGCAGCTGGATCTGCATGCGATGATTCGCTCCAACCTGGTGGCCGAGCGTGTGGCCATCGAGGCCTACACGCAGATGATCGATCTGATCGGCGACAAGGATCACACCACGCGCCGATTGATCGAGCAGATTCTGGAGCAGGAGCAGGAACACGCCGATGAACTGTCGGACTGGATGAACAAGGCCCGCTGA
- a CDS encoding DUF924 family protein, whose amino-acid sequence MPNPSFSHHDRPAPTGADDVLQFWLGTARPDNAQALQQRQQWFTKSDAFDAEMRQRFGAAVQAALDGQLDGWATEPWGRLALILLLDQFTRNIHRGTPQAFAGDRRALELALGAIESGEDLHLPEVLRIFVYLPLEHAEDPAMQRRSVLAFAALAKAAGVDTDLVQFLQGTLDYAWRHQEVIARFGRFPHRNAVLGRTSTPDELFYLSQPGAGF is encoded by the coding sequence ATGCCAAATCCTTCTTTCTCCCATCACGACAGGCCTGCCCCGACAGGCGCTGACGACGTACTGCAGTTCTGGCTCGGCACCGCGCGCCCGGACAATGCACAGGCGCTGCAGCAGCGCCAGCAATGGTTCACCAAGTCCGACGCCTTCGATGCCGAGATGCGGCAGCGCTTTGGTGCTGCCGTGCAGGCGGCGCTGGATGGGCAATTGGACGGCTGGGCCACGGAGCCTTGGGGCCGGCTGGCGCTGATCCTGTTGCTCGACCAGTTCACTCGCAATATCCACCGTGGCACACCCCAGGCATTCGCAGGTGACCGGCGGGCGCTGGAACTGGCGCTGGGCGCCATCGAGTCGGGCGAGGACCTGCATCTGCCCGAGGTGCTGCGCATCTTCGTCTACCTGCCGCTGGAGCATGCGGAAGACCCTGCCATGCAGCGGCGCAGCGTGCTGGCCTTTGCCGCGTTGGCAAAGGCAGCAGGTGTTGACACCGATCTAGTGCAGTTTCTGCAGGGCACGCTGGACTATGCCTGGCGCCACCAGGAGGTGATTGCACGCTTTGGCCGCTTTCCGCACCGCAATGCAGTGCTGGGGCGGACCAGCACGCCCGATGAGCTGTTCTATCTGTCCCAGCCCGGCGCAGGTTTCTGA